A part of Desulfofundulus salinus genomic DNA contains:
- a CDS encoding YbaB/EbfC family nucleoid-associated protein, translating to MVFFNTPKLTQQLQELQEEARRIVVTKEAPQGALRLTVNGLQQVLEVSFGPTAPALMDRGELAVVVRDTFNEALAEARRQLKDEVVKMTGINLPHLPGLF from the coding sequence ATGGTGTTCTTCAACACGCCCAAACTGACCCAGCAATTGCAGGAGTTACAGGAAGAAGCCCGGCGTATTGTGGTCACGAAAGAGGCACCCCAGGGGGCATTGCGCCTGACAGTGAACGGGCTGCAACAGGTGCTGGAGGTAAGTTTTGGCCCCACTGCTCCGGCTTTAATGGACCGGGGGGAACTGGCGGTGGTGGTCCGGGATACCTTTAACGAGGCCCTGGCCGAGGCGCGCAGGCAGCTGAAGGACGAAGTGGTCAAAATGACGGGGATAAATTTACCCCACCTGCCGGGACTGTTTTAG
- a CDS encoding SPOCS domain-containing protein, with the protein MPIEYVYTEPEEVMCLKIKVPVVLAEEEVQVLVDSTVTLPELAKKVDHIDARVEDLEAEPVFIHESIGHWFPKINHEWKNHFKHVVGHVAVVKKIIVSGVLHKQIFYVNNRDEVKHFAENVPFTKMIDLKEPQAILREDDVMVQFPKPKFDITWELVRASRLHQVGVIIVRVKVVEERQIFVQLCPTPELCPPGNLLEDPSFEQWAGNVPIFWGATANVTPTTIVHSGTLAAELGAAAPAKTAVVFQTVRRAIAPGRAYKLTFWARENVASAAPVSAFNLVAEVRFFDRNGVQIDGAVQSIGSVNIPDNNYQQFTLNIPVSPAGARTALVRFTFNPATGNTNTVKIDDASFECIGGFPA; encoded by the coding sequence ATGCCCATCGAGTATGTCTATACCGAGCCGGAAGAGGTAATGTGCCTTAAGATCAAGGTACCGGTGGTACTGGCCGAGGAAGAGGTGCAGGTGCTGGTGGATAGTACCGTCACCCTGCCCGAGCTGGCCAAGAAGGTGGATCATATTGACGCCCGGGTGGAAGACCTGGAGGCCGAACCGGTATTCATCCACGAGAGCATCGGCCACTGGTTCCCCAAAATCAATCACGAGTGGAAAAACCATTTCAAACACGTTGTCGGACATGTAGCTGTGGTCAAGAAGATTATTGTTAGCGGGGTGCTGCACAAGCAGATCTTTTATGTCAATAACCGGGATGAAGTAAAACATTTTGCTGAGAACGTACCCTTTACCAAGATGATTGATCTCAAAGAGCCCCAGGCTATACTCCGGGAAGATGATGTCATGGTGCAGTTTCCCAAGCCCAAGTTTGATATTACCTGGGAGCTGGTCCGGGCCAGCCGCCTGCACCAGGTCGGCGTGATTATCGTGCGGGTCAAGGTGGTGGAAGAGCGGCAGATCTTCGTGCAACTTTGCCCGACACCCGAACTCTGTCCTCCCGGCAACCTGCTGGAAGACCCCAGCTTTGAACAATGGGCGGGCAATGTGCCCATCTTCTGGGGCGCTACGGCCAACGTCACTCCCACTACCATAGTTCACAGCGGCACCCTGGCCGCCGAATTAGGTGCTGCCGCTCCTGCAAAAACTGCCGTCGTTTTCCAGACCGTGCGCCGGGCCATAGCTCCCGGCAGGGCTTACAAGCTGACCTTCTGGGCCCGGGAAAATGTGGCTTCCGCTGCTCCCGTCAGTGCCTTCAACCTGGTGGCGGAGGTACGCTTCTTTGACCGCAACGGGGTGCAGATTGACGGCGCCGTCCAGAGCATTGGCAGCGTGAACATTCCTGATAACAACTACCAGCAGTTTACCCTGAACATACCTGTTTCCCCAGCCGGTGCCCGTACTGCTCTGGTTCGTTTCACCTTTAATCCTGCTACCGGAAACACCAACACGGTTAAGATCGATGATGCCAGCTTTGAGTGTATCGGAGGTTTCCCGGCCTGA
- a CDS encoding DUF3794 and LysM peptidoglycan-binding domain-containing protein, protein MVGTAATVTERLRVNQVVSEDTQQVVVRGKITVPDPKPDVQKILSTDKSARIKKIELVPDKAIVEGTLTLQIVYVAFEPSQSVHHMHQQLSFTTFVELPGARPGMDVTARVTVEDVSITRSSSDPRQFDVTAVLSVFVKVTQMQDVDVVTVCPSGATCEVETIKVAHVVGSGTRQVIVSEEFHVPDEKPPVEKILEVDATAGITGKKIIKDKVIIDGTVTVQVLYVAAEPDQPVHQLHRTFRFSDFVEIPGAKPDMDVRVDVKVESADVDILDGDRLRADVVLMLTAFVTEPRQINVITKITGVQATMTRLKIDHVVGEDSTQVVLRDTFETPDPKPDVEKIIDVSVQEVKVTETKIINDKVIVRGFVDVHLVYVAKKPDQAVHALERRLNFRTFVEIKGAREGMDVDVRPVVEFVSADAEGPNVTLEVVLKVTVKVTESLQRDVVVSIAPAPPVICPPGQTIDYVVQPGDTFWKIAQQFGTTVEAIKTANPTKDPHNLQPGDVIKVPCPPAKG, encoded by the coding sequence ATGGTTGGAACCGCCGCAACGGTCACGGAACGGTTGCGGGTTAACCAGGTGGTTAGCGAAGACACGCAACAGGTCGTGGTTCGCGGCAAAATCACCGTACCCGACCCAAAACCTGACGTGCAAAAAATCCTTTCCACAGATAAATCAGCAAGGATCAAGAAAATTGAACTGGTTCCGGACAAGGCAATTGTGGAGGGGACCCTGACCCTGCAAATTGTTTACGTGGCCTTTGAACCTTCCCAGTCGGTACACCACATGCACCAGCAGCTCTCCTTCACCACTTTTGTGGAACTTCCGGGGGCCAGGCCGGGCATGGATGTCACGGCCAGGGTTACGGTGGAAGATGTCAGCATCACCCGCAGCTCCAGCGACCCCCGGCAGTTTGATGTAACCGCCGTTCTCAGTGTTTTTGTTAAAGTGACCCAGATGCAGGATGTGGATGTGGTTACCGTGTGTCCCTCCGGGGCCACCTGCGAGGTGGAAACCATCAAGGTAGCCCATGTGGTGGGCAGCGGGACCAGACAGGTTATCGTCAGCGAGGAGTTTCATGTACCGGATGAAAAGCCGCCGGTGGAAAAAATCCTGGAAGTGGATGCCACTGCCGGGATCACCGGCAAAAAGATCATTAAAGATAAGGTCATCATTGACGGTACGGTGACCGTCCAGGTGCTGTACGTGGCTGCCGAGCCCGACCAGCCCGTTCACCAGCTCCACCGGACCTTCCGCTTCAGCGATTTCGTGGAAATACCCGGGGCGAAACCCGATATGGATGTACGGGTGGATGTCAAAGTGGAAAGTGCTGACGTGGACATTCTGGATGGCGACCGGTTGCGGGCCGACGTGGTCTTGATGCTGACGGCCTTTGTTACCGAGCCCAGGCAGATCAACGTCATTACGAAGATCACCGGCGTCCAGGCCACCATGACCAGGCTCAAGATTGATCATGTGGTGGGAGAGGACAGCACCCAGGTGGTGCTCCGGGATACGTTTGAGACTCCGGACCCCAAGCCCGATGTAGAGAAAATTATTGACGTTTCCGTCCAGGAAGTTAAAGTGACCGAAACAAAGATTATTAATGATAAAGTAATCGTCCGCGGTTTTGTGGACGTACACCTGGTTTATGTGGCTAAAAAGCCGGACCAGGCCGTCCACGCCCTGGAACGGCGGTTGAATTTCCGCACCTTTGTGGAGATTAAGGGTGCCCGGGAAGGCATGGACGTGGATGTGCGCCCGGTGGTGGAGTTTGTTTCAGCCGACGCCGAGGGGCCGAACGTCACCCTGGAAGTGGTGCTCAAGGTAACGGTCAAGGTGACCGAGTCGCTGCAGCGGGATGTGGTTGTCTCCATTGCTCCCGCTCCTCCCGTGATCTGCCCGCCGGGGCAAACCATCGATTATGTCGTACAGCCTGGGGATACCTTCTGGAAAATTGCGCAGCAGTTTGGCACCACTGTGGAGGCAATCAAAACAGCCAACCCCACTAAAGATCCGCATAACCTCCAGCCCGGGGATGTAATTAAGGTTCCCTGTCCTCCTGCCAAGGGTTAA
- a CDS encoding CAP domain-containing protein, which yields MNRSVKSLVGVILGALLLWGLFLSPALAQAAVPCSSNFLDSREGQKVPAPEATLGVREAAPTLEESRMLALVNQERSKEGLPAFRTDSRLVELARQRAGEMVDRGFGGLSGSLPQLLKAKGISYTYAAQTLVLAQSVDSAYRALIKSPDYRQDVLSTRYDRIGVGVARKGSRLYIVQLLAGGQGGLSQPQPSPQPAPQPVSQPAPEPDPQPVPQSGPVDGLTVDEQQMVQLVNQERVRYGLAPLKVNMELVKVARLKAKDMVEKDYFSHTSPTYGSPFEMMGQFGITYRYAGENLAGAPTVEIAHKSLMNSPGHRANILNADFKEIGIGVVPSPRYGKIFVQMFTG from the coding sequence ATGAACAGAAGCGTGAAGTCGCTGGTTGGTGTGATTTTAGGTGCGCTGTTGTTATGGGGGCTTTTTCTTTCTCCGGCCCTTGCCCAGGCTGCGGTTCCCTGCAGTTCTAACTTTTTAGACAGCCGGGAGGGGCAAAAAGTTCCCGCTCCAGAAGCCACCCTGGGCGTCCGGGAGGCAGCCCCAACTCTGGAAGAGAGCCGTATGCTGGCACTGGTTAACCAGGAGAGGAGCAAAGAAGGCCTGCCGGCCTTCCGGACCGATTCCCGGCTGGTGGAACTGGCCCGGCAGAGGGCCGGCGAGATGGTGGACAGGGGTTTTGGCGGATTGTCCGGCTCACTGCCCCAGCTGTTAAAAGCGAAAGGGATCAGTTACACTTATGCCGCCCAAACCCTGGTTCTGGCCCAATCGGTGGACAGCGCTTACCGGGCCTTAATTAAGTCTCCGGACTACCGGCAGGATGTATTAAGCACCAGATATGACCGGATAGGGGTGGGTGTAGCCCGGAAGGGTTCCAGACTGTATATAGTGCAGCTTTTAGCAGGTGGACAGGGCGGGTTGTCCCAGCCACAGCCTTCGCCTCAACCTGCACCTCAGCCTGTGTCCCAACCTGCGCCTGAGCCTGATCCACAGCCGGTACCGCAGTCCGGGCCGGTGGACGGTCTTACGGTGGACGAGCAGCAGATGGTCCAGCTGGTGAACCAGGAGCGGGTACGCTACGGACTGGCCCCGCTGAAGGTGAACATGGAGCTGGTGAAGGTGGCACGGCTCAAAGCGAAGGATATGGTGGAGAAGGACTATTTCAGCCATACTTCTCCCACCTACGGCAGTCCCTTTGAAATGATGGGCCAGTTTGGTATCACCTATCGTTATGCCGGCGAGAACCTGGCGGGTGCTCCCACGGTGGAGATTGCCCATAAAAGCTTAATGAATTCACCCGGCCACCGGGCCAACATCTTAAACGCCGATTTTAAGGAGATCGGCATCGGAGTGGTTCCCAGTCCCCGCTACGGGAAGATTTTCGTGCAGATGTTCACTGGTTGA
- the yabG gene encoding sporulation peptidase YabG, producing MEGIKVGDIVGRISYGCDIFFKVVELTVKEDGKKSARLKGLDKRLCATAPVEDLRKFEPAEVAAFWHSFMTKNHEHMKRIFKRREQDRQRLVRSNDVVSNLGSFDVPGSVLHIDGDDDYLDLCLTTYRQLGIPASGYHIDEEKQPEVVIELLQKHRPDILVLTGHDGIEKDTQNFSDLNSYHNSRYFVEAVKKARLYEKSRDDLVIFAGACQSHYEAILDAGANFASSPHRVLIHTFDPVFVVEKIAYTSIYAQIALQDIIAGTITGFPGIGGVETRGKYRLGLPKSPY from the coding sequence GTGGAAGGAATCAAGGTCGGGGACATAGTGGGGCGGATTTCATACGGGTGCGATATCTTTTTTAAAGTAGTGGAGTTAACTGTAAAAGAAGATGGTAAAAAAAGTGCCCGTTTAAAGGGGCTGGATAAGCGCCTTTGTGCCACTGCCCCGGTGGAGGACCTGCGCAAGTTTGAACCGGCCGAGGTTGCTGCCTTCTGGCATTCGTTTATGACCAAAAATCACGAACATATGAAACGCATTTTTAAGCGCCGGGAACAGGACCGGCAGCGTTTAGTCCGGAGCAACGACGTGGTTTCCAATTTAGGCAGTTTTGATGTTCCGGGTTCGGTGCTGCATATAGATGGTGACGATGACTACCTGGATCTATGCTTGACTACCTACCGTCAGCTGGGCATACCGGCTTCTGGCTACCACATCGATGAGGAGAAACAGCCCGAGGTGGTTATCGAACTGTTGCAGAAACACCGCCCCGATATACTGGTGCTTACCGGTCACGACGGCATTGAAAAGGACACTCAAAATTTTTCCGACCTGAACAGCTACCATAACTCCCGTTATTTTGTGGAAGCAGTAAAAAAAGCGCGTTTGTATGAAAAAAGCCGGGATGATCTGGTCATTTTTGCGGGGGCCTGCCAGTCTCACTATGAAGCCATACTGGATGCAGGCGCAAACTTTGCCAGTTCACCCCACCGGGTTCTCATTCATACTTTTGACCCGGTGTTTGTGGTGGAAAAAATCGCCTATACATCAATATATGCTCAGATCGCTTTACAGGACATTATAGCCGGGACCATTACCGGGTTTCCCGGTATCGGTGGAGTGGAGACCAGGGGAAAATACCGCCTTGGGTTGCCTAAATCCCCTTATTAA
- a CDS encoding glycosyltransferase family 2 protein, giving the protein MLVAVVPVKNEAPSLEKVLKSLLAVPVDLVIPVLNGCNDCSEQIVRDYPSRLVKPLVFADALGIDIPRAVGAIQAQKLGAQAVLFVDGDMDGDIVNVLRELVMAVTTKGVDLALTNCYPAGELGRLSDLASYLLEIRLALNRELGLAQLIGPASPSHGPHAVSRKFLSQIPLRELAVPPVALALAAPKGLKIGVEATIAHRHLGSPFRSPVHARRIAETIIGDCLEAINLARGLPRERSLNGVTYLGYHTERRFDLLEAFSLPEG; this is encoded by the coding sequence ATGCTGGTAGCTGTGGTTCCGGTGAAAAACGAAGCCCCATCTTTGGAAAAGGTTTTAAAGAGCCTGCTGGCCGTACCGGTGGACCTGGTGATCCCGGTACTCAACGGATGTAATGACTGCTCGGAACAAATTGTCCGGGATTATCCCTCCCGGCTGGTAAAACCGCTGGTTTTTGCCGATGCCCTGGGCATTGACATACCCCGGGCGGTGGGAGCAATCCAGGCCCAAAAGCTGGGCGCCCAGGCCGTCCTCTTTGTAGACGGGGATATGGACGGGGACATCGTGAACGTGTTACGGGAACTGGTCATGGCGGTAACCACAAAAGGAGTAGACCTGGCCTTAACCAACTGTTACCCCGCCGGAGAACTGGGCCGGCTTTCCGACCTGGCCAGCTACCTGCTGGAAATACGCCTGGCCTTAAACCGGGAACTGGGCCTGGCCCAATTAATAGGGCCGGCCTCCCCCTCCCATGGCCCCCATGCCGTCTCCCGCAAGTTCCTTAGCCAGATACCCTTACGGGAGCTGGCCGTACCTCCGGTAGCTCTGGCTCTGGCCGCCCCAAAAGGCCTGAAAATCGGGGTGGAGGCCACCATTGCCCACCGGCACCTGGGTTCCCCTTTCCGCAGCCCCGTGCATGCCCGGCGCATTGCCGAAACCATCATCGGCGATTGCCTGGAGGCTATAAATTTGGCCCGCGGCCTGCCCCGGGAACGCAGCCTCAACGGTGTCACCTACCTGGGCTATCATACTGAGAGAAGGTTTGATTTACTGGAGGCTTTCAGTTTGCCGGAAGGTTGA
- a CDS encoding rubredoxin: protein MDRWVCTACGYVYDPAEGAEGIPPGTPFEQLPDDWACPLCGVGKDMFEKEA, encoded by the coding sequence ATGGACAGGTGGGTTTGCACGGCATGTGGTTATGTATACGACCCCGCGGAAGGAGCTGAAGGCATCCCCCCGGGCACACCCTTTGAGCAACTGCCCGATGACTGGGCTTGCCCCCTGTGCGGCGTCGGCAAGGATATGTTTGAAAAAGAGGCGTAA
- the rbr gene encoding rubrerythrin: MKPLAGTRTEKNLWTAFAGESQARNKYTYFASEAKKAGYEQIAAIFQETADNEKEHAKRILKFLGGIGDTAANLEAAAQGENYEWTTMYKEFAAVAREEGFTEIAAFFEGVARVEEEHERRFRALLQNLREGKVFKKEGSVRWKCRNCGHIHEGAEAPKVCPVCNHPQAFFELLCENY; encoded by the coding sequence ATGAAACCGCTTGCCGGTACCCGTACGGAAAAAAATTTATGGACTGCTTTTGCGGGGGAATCCCAGGCCCGTAACAAGTATACATATTTTGCTTCCGAGGCCAAAAAGGCCGGCTACGAGCAGATCGCTGCCATTTTTCAGGAAACGGCCGATAATGAAAAGGAACACGCCAAGCGCATCCTGAAATTCCTGGGAGGCATTGGCGATACGGCGGCCAACCTGGAGGCTGCCGCTCAAGGGGAGAACTATGAATGGACCACCATGTACAAAGAATTTGCCGCCGTGGCCAGAGAAGAGGGCTTTACCGAGATTGCGGCCTTTTTTGAAGGCGTGGCCCGGGTGGAAGAGGAGCATGAAAGGCGTTTCCGGGCCCTGTTGCAGAATTTGAGGGAAGGAAAAGTGTTCAAGAAAGAAGGGTCGGTACGCTGGAAGTGCCGCAACTGCGGGCACATCCATGAGGGTGCCGAGGCGCCGAAAGTATGCCCGGTATGTAATCATCCCCAGGCCTTTTTCGAGCTGCTTTGTGAGAATTATTAA
- a CDS encoding rubredoxin-like domain-containing protein yields MKWRCGVCGYIHDGDQPPEKCPKCGAPREKFTQLTDEEARLIDRSRYSNNLHAKLIALMQKVEALADEGIKDNLDPGCLTMFQAAKKQAQILAQMARAEIQTHISKGKWG; encoded by the coding sequence ATGAAATGGCGTTGTGGTGTTTGTGGTTACATCCATGACGGGGATCAACCCCCGGAAAAATGTCCGAAATGTGGTGCCCCGCGGGAAAAGTTCACCCAATTGACTGATGAAGAAGCCAGGCTCATCGATCGTTCCCGCTACAGCAACAATCTCCACGCCAAACTGATTGCCCTCATGCAAAAGGTGGAAGCCCTGGCTGATGAAGGCATCAAGGATAATCTGGATCCCGGCTGCCTCACCATGTTCCAGGCGGCCAAGAAGCAGGCCCAAATTTTGGCCCAGATGGCCAGGGCCGAAATCCAGACCCACATTTCCAAGGGCAAATGGGGTTAA
- a CDS encoding ribonuclease H-like YkuK family protein → MYFTSPTKGRLTFEQMMADIMGYITGLPSSAYKIIIGSDSQVKQETCFITAVIVHRLGKGARYYYRKKIQRKIKSLRQKIFYETALSLELGGLIARHFAECGLDDLQVEIHIDVGTHGETRDLIREVVGMVTGSGFQARIKPEAYGASSVADKHTK, encoded by the coding sequence ATGTACTTTACCAGTCCTACTAAAGGAAGGTTAACCTTTGAACAAATGATGGCCGATATCATGGGTTATATTACCGGCCTGCCCAGTTCGGCTTACAAGATTATTATTGGTTCCGATTCCCAGGTGAAACAGGAAACCTGTTTCATCACGGCTGTTATTGTCCACCGGTTGGGCAAGGGCGCCCGCTATTACTACCGCAAAAAGATCCAGCGCAAAATTAAAAGCTTAAGGCAGAAAATCTTTTATGAAACCGCCCTGAGCCTGGAATTGGGCGGCTTAATTGCCAGGCATTTTGCCGAGTGCGGCCTGGACGATTTGCAGGTAGAAATCCACATCGATGTGGGTACCCATGGCGAAACCAGAGATCTGATCCGGGAAGTGGTGGGTATGGTCACGGGCAGCGGCTTCCAGGCCAGGATTAAGCCCGAAGCCTATGGTGCTTCCAGCGTGGCCGACAAGCATACGAAATAG
- the rsmA gene encoding 16S rRNA (adenine(1518)-N(6)/adenine(1519)-N(6))-dimethyltransferase RsmA, producing MSEQVSFGRIRAILEKHNIRLRKSLGQNFLMDGNIVRKIVTASRVAPGDVVVEIGPGAGTLTAALAGTCAHVVAVELDKRLLPVLEEVLGGLQNVTVVSKDALEVDFDQLVARATGATTYKVVANLPYYITTPLIMHLLRGQSGVTEMVLMIQLEVADRLVARPGSKDYGAFTVTVQYYCRPEILFRVPRTVFFPQPEVDSAVVRLAKRQEPEVAVDDEDLFFTLVRGAFGQRRKTLANALAGAKIFPGWTRAIWEEVLKRAGIDPRCRGETLGLAEFAALARACRQRLMEC from the coding sequence GTGTCCGAGCAGGTTTCTTTCGGCCGGATAAGGGCCATTTTAGAAAAGCACAACATTCGTTTGCGCAAGTCGCTGGGACAAAACTTTTTAATGGATGGTAATATCGTGCGTAAAATCGTGACGGCCAGCCGTGTTGCGCCCGGGGATGTGGTAGTAGAAATAGGCCCGGGGGCCGGTACCCTTACGGCGGCCCTGGCCGGCACCTGCGCCCATGTGGTAGCCGTGGAACTGGACAAAAGGCTGTTACCCGTGCTGGAAGAGGTTTTGGGCGGTCTGCAAAATGTCACCGTGGTGTCCAAAGACGCCCTGGAAGTGGATTTCGACCAGCTGGTGGCCAGGGCCACGGGAGCAACAACCTACAAAGTGGTGGCCAATCTCCCCTATTACATCACCACCCCCCTGATCATGCACCTTTTACGGGGGCAATCCGGTGTTACCGAAATGGTGCTCATGATCCAGCTGGAGGTTGCCGACAGGCTTGTGGCCAGGCCCGGAAGCAAGGACTATGGGGCGTTTACTGTTACGGTGCAATATTACTGCCGCCCGGAGATTCTCTTTCGTGTTCCCCGGACGGTTTTTTTTCCCCAGCCCGAAGTGGATTCGGCGGTGGTCCGGCTGGCCAAACGGCAGGAACCGGAAGTGGCGGTTGATGATGAGGATCTTTTTTTCACCCTGGTGCGCGGGGCCTTTGGCCAGCGACGCAAAACGCTGGCCAACGCCCTGGCGGGGGCCAAAATTTTTCCCGGCTGGACCCGGGCGATCTGGGAGGAAGTCTTAAAGCGGGCCGGCATTGATCCCCGTTGCCGGGGCGAGACCCTGGGGCTGGCAGAATTTGCCGCCCTGGCCCGGGCCTGCCGGCAACGCCTGATGGAATGCTGA
- a CDS encoding ubiquitin-like domain-containing protein encodes MEWSTLGRPRNPFRGGIHPRNFRLTLLSLCLFLVVVVGSLVFAGYAWAKKNITLVVDGREITLETRVNTVGDLLETQDIQLGPRDRVEPDLATPVAEGMRVVVKRAVPVTVTAGGKTLKLLTAASTVREALQEADIVPGKEDIVTPGPEEEIRPGMAIRVIRVRQVAREIMVPLPYSTRREPDPNLMRGQVKVVQAGRQGKEKQRWVLVYHDGQEVKRVMEASQVVTPPVDRVVRVGTLQQVSRGGRDIRFSRVIDMVANAYTYTGNNTASGVPPRVGVAAVDPRVIPLGTRLYVEGYGYATALDVGSSIRGNRVDLFMESAAEARRWGVRRVNVYVLD; translated from the coding sequence GTGGAATGGTCTACCCTCGGTCGCCCGCGAAATCCCTTTCGTGGTGGTATCCATCCCCGTAATTTCCGCCTAACTTTGCTGTCCCTGTGTCTGTTTCTCGTAGTCGTAGTGGGTAGCCTGGTCTTTGCCGGGTATGCCTGGGCGAAAAAAAATATTACCCTGGTGGTGGATGGACGGGAAATTACTTTAGAAACCCGGGTCAACACAGTGGGGGATCTTTTGGAAACACAGGATATCCAGTTAGGTCCCCGGGACCGGGTGGAACCCGATCTTGCGACGCCGGTTGCCGAAGGAATGCGGGTGGTAGTTAAACGGGCAGTGCCGGTTACGGTAACTGCTGGCGGGAAAACGTTAAAGCTGCTCACTGCAGCATCCACTGTCCGGGAAGCACTTCAAGAAGCAGATATTGTGCCGGGTAAGGAAGACATAGTTACGCCCGGTCCCGAAGAAGAAATTCGTCCCGGAATGGCCATTCGCGTGATCAGGGTGCGCCAGGTGGCCAGGGAGATAATGGTGCCTTTGCCCTATTCGACCCGTCGGGAACCAGACCCCAACCTGATGCGCGGGCAGGTAAAGGTGGTCCAGGCCGGCCGGCAGGGAAAGGAAAAGCAGCGCTGGGTGCTGGTCTATCATGACGGGCAGGAAGTTAAACGGGTCATGGAAGCCAGCCAGGTGGTTACCCCGCCCGTGGACCGGGTTGTCCGGGTGGGTACGCTGCAGCAGGTTTCCCGGGGCGGCCGGGACATCCGGTTCAGCCGGGTAATTGATATGGTGGCTAATGCCTATACTTATACGGGTAACAATACTGCCTCCGGAGTACCCCCGCGTGTTGGCGTAGCGGCAGTGGATCCCCGGGTGATTCCCCTGGGTACCCGCCTTTATGTAGAGGGTTATGGTTATGCCACGGCTCTGGATGTGGGTTCCAGCATTCGAGGGAACCGGGTTGATCTGTTCATGGAAAGTGCAGCCGAGGCCAGGCGCTGGGGTGTCCGCCGGGTGAACGTTTATGTTTTGGATTAA
- a CDS encoding DUF6951 family protein, protein MAKAKVMAGACGFTSVIKVTKIGKMKVRVQIISACQDLRSLNEDLAEVDCSRNVFGKMIDSVIYQKASKRLKHPDCPVPCAIIKTIQVELGGAVPRDVIIKIDAHG, encoded by the coding sequence ATGGCCAAAGCCAAAGTTATGGCTGGCGCCTGTGGGTTTACCAGTGTGATAAAAGTCACGAAAATAGGCAAGATGAAGGTGAGGGTGCAGATTATCAGCGCCTGCCAGGACCTGCGCAGTTTAAACGAGGACCTGGCTGAGGTAGACTGCAGCCGCAATGTCTTCGGCAAAATGATCGATTCGGTAATATACCAGAAGGCCAGCAAAAGGCTAAAGCATCCCGACTGCCCGGTGCCCTGCGCCATCATCAAAACCATTCAGGTGGAACTGGGCGGAGCCGTTCCCAGGGACGTGATCATTAAAATTGACGCCCATGGTTAG
- a CDS encoding DUF6951 family protein: MAKVEIFGGICGFNTIVSATAEQRRMVELKVESECPNWQKVQEQLKKVDAYKELFGKLHEGEIYRLSSPFIPHPACPVPAGIMKAVEVAAGLALPGDCLIKVSG; encoded by the coding sequence GTGGCGAAGGTAGAAATCTTTGGCGGTATCTGCGGTTTTAATACCATTGTTTCGGCCACAGCGGAACAAAGGCGTATGGTGGAGCTGAAGGTGGAAAGCGAATGTCCCAACTGGCAAAAGGTGCAGGAGCAATTGAAAAAGGTCGACGCGTATAAGGAATTGTTCGGCAAGCTGCATGAGGGGGAGATCTACCGCCTTTCTTCGCCGTTTATTCCCCACCCGGCCTGCCCGGTGCCTGCGGGCATTATGAAGGCCGTCGAGGTGGCCGCCGGGCTGGCCCTGCCCGGAGACTGCCTGATCAAGGTAAGCGGTTAG